From one Octopus bimaculoides isolate UCB-OBI-ISO-001 chromosome 1, ASM119413v2, whole genome shotgun sequence genomic stretch:
- the LOC128248593 gene encoding histone-lysine N-methyltransferase SETMAR-like: MCQENEKFFGRLIIQDETWIPHNDSETEAQSKKWKHDNSPPSKEAHIQFSAGKVMLTVLWDQRGVVMMGFLAKGTRINRAYDACLLQKLRDVIKAERRGMFTKGVSHLQDNTSVHNAHVALMKAHSCVYENILHPSHSPDLAQSDFHLFPIMKSFFEEEALFRR; the protein is encoded by the coding sequence atgtgccaagaaaatgagaaatttttCGGCAGACTTATCATACAAGATGAAACATGGATCCCTCACAATGATTCTGAGACGGAAGCCCAATCAAagaaatggaagcatgataactcaccaccttcaAAGGAGGCTCATATCCAATTCTCAGCTGGCAAGGTGATGTTGACAGTCCTTTGGGACCAGCGTGGGGTAGTAATGATGGGTTTTCTAGCAAAGGGTACCAGAATTAACCGGGCATATGATGCTtgtctgctgcagaaattgcgaGATGtcatcaaagcagagaggcgtGGCATGTTCACCAAAGGAGTCAGCCACCTCCAAGACAACACCTCAGTTCACAATGCACATGTTGCCCTGATGAAAGCACATTCCTGCGTCTATGAAAACATTCTTCATCCCTCTCACTCTCCCGACCTTGCACAATCTGACTTTCACCTCTTTCCAATCATGAAGTCTTTTTTTGAAGAGGAAGCACTTTTCAGacgatga